The following proteins are encoded in a genomic region of Caldicoprobacter guelmensis:
- a CDS encoding dihydroorotate dehydrogenase electron transfer subunit gives MRLSAFIKVRASSAFSMMKGLDMCMVVENVMIASNMYKMAFLSKDIALKANPGQFVHIKVPGDNSLLLRRPISIHDVHPQDGMVEIVYQVVGKGTRILSGINSGQIIDVLGPLGNGFEIPRGIKNAFMVGGGCGIAPLKFLIRRLKEMGVVVTALLGFRNQETVYGLNEFEMLSDQLLVTTDDGSLGRKGLVTQVLEEKLLQQLPDIMFACGPVPMLKAVQRIAREYNVPCQISLEERMGCGIGGCLVCSCAVRTPNGDFEYRRVCKDGPIFWSEEVILDEATVER, from the coding sequence ATGAGGCTCTCGGCTTTTATAAAGGTGAGAGCCTCATCCGCCTTTAGTATGATGAAAGGTTTGGATATGTGCATGGTTGTAGAAAACGTAATGATTGCATCAAATATGTATAAAATGGCATTTTTGTCCAAAGACATCGCTCTAAAAGCCAATCCCGGCCAGTTTGTACATATAAAGGTGCCTGGCGATAACTCGCTGCTTCTCAGGCGGCCCATAAGCATACACGATGTGCATCCACAAGACGGAATGGTAGAGATAGTATATCAGGTAGTGGGGAAAGGTACACGCATTCTTTCAGGTATAAACTCAGGCCAAATTATAGATGTGCTGGGTCCCTTGGGAAACGGCTTTGAGATTCCCAGGGGAATCAAAAATGCCTTTATGGTAGGCGGTGGATGTGGTATAGCGCCCCTTAAGTTTTTGATAAGGCGGCTAAAGGAGATGGGGGTAGTGGTCACCGCATTACTGGGTTTTCGCAATCAAGAGACTGTGTATGGGCTCAATGAGTTTGAGATGCTTTCGGATCAATTGCTTGTGACCACTGATGATGGCAGCTTGGGCAGGAAAGGGCTGGTGACGCAGGTACTTGAGGAAAAACTCCTGCAACAGCTACCTGATATAATGTTTGCATGTGGCCCTGTGCCCATGCTTAAGGCTGTGCAGCGGATAGCTAGGGAATATAATGTACCTTGCCAGATATCATTGGAGGAAAGGATGGGGTGTGGGATAGGGGGGTGCCTTGTCTGCTCGTGTGCCGTTCGCACTCCGAATGGCGATTTTGAGTACAGGAGGGTGTGTAAGGACGGCCCCATTTTTTGGAGTGAAGAGGTGATACTTGATGAAGCCACAGTTGAGCGTTGA
- the carB gene encoding carbamoyl-phosphate synthase large subunit produces MPRDPNIKKVLVIGSGPIIIGQAAEFDYAGTQACRALKEENVEVVLVNSNPATIMTDPNMADHVYIEPLTLQILKGVIAKERPDSLLATLGGQTGLNLAVELAEAGVLDEYGVRIIGTDVQSIQKGEDRELFKQTMQSIGEPIIESVTVHDVDSALEFAEKIGYPVIVRPAYTLGGTGGGMANNREELKRIASEGLRLSRAHQVLIEKSVAGWKEIEYEVVRDADGNCVIVCSMENVDPVGIHTGDSIVVAPAQTLTPEQDAMLRRAAINIVHALNIRGGCNIQFALSVDGQQYYVIEVNPRLSRSSALASKATGYPIARVATKIALGYRLDEIKHSMTGRPFAAREPVVDYIVLKIPRWPFDKFVKADKALGTKMKATGEVMAIGGCFEEALLKAVRSLEIGVDYLHMEHIAKMDDQQIIKELDYKTDERLFVVAEALRRGISIEEIYSKTAIDPFFLNKVLNIILFESKIKQKGAHLDKPMLLEAKKMGFTDTAIGRLAGIAPAEIRRKRKEWGIYPVYRPIDTGAGDESGVGAYYYSTYNAQDNAVKVSKNKKVVVLGAGPIRIGQGIEFDYCSVHCVWALKEMGYEAIIINNNPETVSTDFDTSDRLYFEPLFPEDVINVLDLEKPEGVMVQFGGQTAIKLARIVHEAGYRVFGTQPEYIHKSEDRKEFDAVLEELNIPRPPGTTVFTVEEAVAAAESLGYPVLVRPSYVLGGQGMEIAYNRENIVEYMEIINRVKQEHPVLVDKYLMGKEIEVDAICDGEDILIPGIMEHIERAGIHSGDSIAVYPAKGLSKATVERILDYTYRLARVLRIKGLINIQYIEHNGDVYVIEANPRSSRTVPYISKVTGIPMVELAVRAMMGQGLKEMGYNPGLYPEKNVVAVKVPVFSFEKLPMVEVSLGPEMKSTGEVLGIGRTLPEALFKGLLAAGYNLKREGNVLITVSNIDKQEVVPIAAEFEKLGFSILATSGTAHVLNSNCVAASVVNKVSQEHPNISDYIQQGKISLIINTPTKGRIPQRDGFKIRRMAVEHSIPCLTSLDTARAFVSILKQNIDETRIELIALEDIE; encoded by the coding sequence ATGCCAAGGGACCCAAACATCAAAAAAGTCCTTGTGATAGGTTCTGGACCGATAATCATCGGTCAAGCAGCTGAGTTTGACTATGCAGGGACTCAGGCTTGTAGGGCGTTGAAGGAAGAGAACGTGGAGGTTGTGCTGGTAAACAGCAATCCTGCCACCATAATGACTGATCCCAATATGGCTGACCACGTATATATCGAACCTTTGACGCTGCAAATACTCAAAGGGGTAATTGCTAAAGAAAGGCCCGATAGCCTGCTGGCTACCTTGGGTGGGCAGACAGGGCTTAATCTGGCTGTTGAACTGGCAGAAGCGGGAGTGCTTGATGAATATGGAGTGAGGATCATAGGCACTGATGTTCAGTCAATACAAAAAGGAGAGGATCGAGAGCTGTTTAAACAGACAATGCAATCCATTGGCGAGCCAATAATTGAAAGCGTTACCGTACACGACGTGGATAGCGCACTGGAATTTGCCGAGAAGATTGGATATCCCGTGATTGTACGGCCTGCCTATACCCTTGGGGGAACAGGTGGGGGTATGGCCAACAATAGGGAGGAACTTAAGCGGATTGCCTCGGAAGGGTTGAGGTTGAGCAGGGCGCACCAGGTGCTCATAGAAAAATCGGTGGCTGGCTGGAAGGAAATCGAGTATGAGGTGGTAAGGGATGCGGATGGCAACTGCGTCATCGTATGTAGCATGGAGAATGTAGACCCCGTAGGCATTCATACAGGCGATAGCATAGTGGTGGCTCCTGCGCAAACCCTGACCCCGGAGCAGGATGCCATGTTGAGGCGTGCCGCCATAAATATAGTCCATGCTCTCAATATCAGGGGCGGATGCAATATCCAATTTGCGTTGAGCGTTGACGGGCAACAGTATTATGTAATAGAGGTCAATCCCAGGTTGAGCCGTTCGAGCGCTTTGGCTTCCAAAGCCACGGGCTATCCAATTGCCAGGGTGGCTACGAAAATAGCTTTGGGGTACAGGCTTGATGAGATAAAACACAGCATGACGGGTAGGCCTTTTGCTGCACGCGAGCCGGTGGTTGATTATATAGTCCTCAAGATACCGCGTTGGCCCTTCGATAAGTTTGTGAAGGCTGATAAGGCACTGGGTACCAAGATGAAGGCCACTGGCGAGGTGATGGCCATTGGTGGCTGTTTCGAAGAAGCGCTTCTCAAGGCTGTACGTTCACTTGAGATTGGTGTGGACTATCTGCATATGGAGCATATTGCTAAGATGGATGACCAGCAGATAATCAAGGAATTGGACTACAAGACCGATGAGCGCTTGTTTGTAGTGGCTGAGGCGTTAAGGCGAGGTATCTCGATCGAAGAAATTTACAGTAAGACAGCCATCGATCCGTTCTTCCTCAATAAGGTATTGAACATTATACTATTTGAATCTAAGATCAAGCAAAAGGGTGCACACCTTGACAAGCCTATGCTGCTTGAAGCTAAGAAGATGGGCTTTACTGATACAGCTATAGGGAGGCTTGCTGGAATAGCACCTGCTGAGATACGGCGCAAGAGAAAAGAATGGGGGATATATCCTGTATACAGGCCCATCGATACTGGAGCCGGAGATGAGTCAGGCGTTGGGGCATACTACTATTCAACCTACAACGCACAGGACAATGCTGTTAAGGTGAGCAAAAACAAAAAGGTTGTGGTGCTGGGGGCTGGCCCCATAAGGATAGGGCAGGGAATCGAATTTGATTACTGTTCGGTTCACTGTGTGTGGGCTTTGAAAGAAATGGGGTATGAGGCAATCATAATAAACAATAATCCAGAGACTGTAAGTACCGACTTTGATACCTCCGATAGGCTGTATTTTGAGCCCCTATTTCCTGAAGATGTCATCAACGTTCTAGATCTGGAGAAGCCTGAGGGGGTTATGGTACAGTTTGGTGGGCAGACGGCTATTAAGCTGGCACGTATTGTGCATGAGGCTGGATATAGGGTATTTGGAACACAGCCCGAGTATATACACAAGTCTGAAGACAGAAAAGAATTTGACGCTGTTCTGGAAGAGCTCAATATACCCAGGCCACCAGGAACTACTGTATTCACCGTTGAGGAGGCGGTGGCTGCAGCTGAAAGCCTGGGGTATCCCGTACTGGTAAGGCCTTCATACGTGCTGGGCGGGCAGGGAATGGAGATCGCCTATAACCGTGAAAATATAGTTGAATACATGGAGATTATAAACCGCGTTAAGCAGGAACATCCGGTTCTGGTGGATAAATACTTGATGGGCAAAGAAATAGAGGTGGATGCAATATGTGACGGGGAGGACATACTGATACCAGGCATCATGGAACACATAGAGAGGGCAGGCATCCACTCTGGTGACAGCATCGCCGTATATCCAGCGAAGGGCCTTTCAAAAGCCACCGTTGAGCGTATACTAGATTATACGTACAGGCTGGCCAGGGTGTTGCGTATCAAAGGGCTCATCAATATTCAATACATTGAGCACAATGGAGATGTGTATGTAATTGAAGCCAACCCTCGTTCTAGCCGTACTGTCCCATATATAAGCAAGGTGACGGGGATACCGATGGTTGAGCTGGCCGTAAGGGCTATGATGGGACAAGGGCTGAAAGAAATGGGCTATAACCCTGGCCTTTATCCTGAGAAAAACGTTGTGGCCGTCAAAGTGCCGGTGTTCTCCTTTGAGAAATTGCCGATGGTAGAAGTAAGCCTAGGTCCTGAAATGAAATCCACCGGAGAGGTGCTGGGGATAGGCAGGACGTTGCCCGAGGCTCTGTTTAAAGGCCTGCTGGCGGCAGGGTACAACCTTAAAAGGGAAGGCAATGTGCTGATTACCGTATCCAATATCGATAAACAGGAGGTTGTGCCCATAGCAGCCGAGTTTGAAAAGCTGGGATTTAGCATACTTGCCACCAGCGGTACGGCCCACGTGCTGAATTCAAATTGCGTGGCTGCTAGCGTTGTCAACAAGGTAAGCCAGGAGCATCCAAATATAAGCGACTATATACAGCAGGGCAAGATAAGCCTCATAATAAATACGCCTACCAAGGGGCGTATACCGCAGCGCGACGGGTTTAAGATACGGAGAATGGCTGTGGAACATTCCATCCCCTGCTTAACTTCACTGGATACTGCCCGTGCCTTTGTCAGCATTTTGAAACAGAACATCGATGAAACTCGGATTGAGCTGATAGCGCTGGAAGATATAGAGTGA
- a CDS encoding dihydroorotate dehydrogenase: MKPQLSVEICGVSLKNPVIAASGTFGFGREYAEYVDLNMLGGIAVKGLTLLPKKGNPPPRIAETPSGILNSVGLQNPGIDYFIEHELPWLLKYGTRIIVNINGSTIEEYCKMAEKLKDAPVDFLELNISCPNVKQGGVAFGTRPEVVYDITRSVKAHAKQPVLVKLTPNVADIKEIAVAVEKAGGDGISLINTVLGMAIDAKRRRPVLANIVGGLSGPAIKPIALRMVWEVARVVSIPIIGMGGITTGEDVVEFLLAGATAVGVGTANLMSPTACIDIINQLEEYMIHNGIEDVHELIGGLEIKPTFRKKSPSSIRWR; this comes from the coding sequence ATGAAGCCACAGTTGAGCGTTGAAATATGTGGCGTTTCGCTTAAAAATCCTGTCATTGCTGCTTCTGGGACCTTTGGTTTTGGGCGGGAGTACGCAGAGTACGTCGATTTAAACATGCTTGGAGGTATAGCAGTTAAAGGTTTGACGCTTTTGCCAAAGAAGGGAAATCCACCGCCAAGGATTGCTGAAACCCCTTCTGGCATACTAAACAGCGTGGGGCTTCAAAACCCGGGTATCGACTATTTTATTGAGCATGAACTTCCCTGGCTGCTCAAGTATGGTACGCGCATCATAGTGAATATAAATGGCAGTACCATTGAGGAATACTGCAAGATGGCCGAAAAACTGAAGGATGCACCTGTGGATTTTCTGGAACTTAACATATCTTGTCCCAACGTGAAGCAGGGCGGGGTTGCTTTTGGCACCCGTCCAGAAGTGGTGTACGATATTACGCGCAGCGTAAAAGCGCACGCAAAACAGCCGGTATTGGTCAAGCTGACACCCAACGTTGCCGATATAAAGGAAATTGCCGTGGCTGTGGAAAAGGCCGGCGGAGATGGTATATCCCTCATTAACACGGTGCTGGGTATGGCTATAGATGCCAAAAGGCGCCGGCCGGTATTGGCGAATATAGTAGGAGGGCTTTCAGGGCCTGCCATCAAGCCCATTGCTCTCAGGATGGTTTGGGAAGTAGCACGGGTGGTCAGCATACCCATCATAGGTATGGGGGGAATAACCACTGGTGAAGACGTGGTGGAATTCCTCTTGGCTGGTGCTACCGCCGTGGGAGTAGGTACAGCCAACCTCATGTCGCCTACTGCGTGTATAGATATCATCAATCAGCTGGAGGAGTATATGATACACAACGGCATTGAGGATGTGCATGAGCTGATAGGTGGGCTGGAGATTAAACCAACTTTCCGCAAGAAGTCACCATC